A part of Corynebacterium mustelae genomic DNA contains:
- the asnB gene encoding asparagine synthase (glutamine-hydrolyzing) produces the protein MCGLLGMLTSNADAARFVPAIEKALPCMRHRGPDEAGSWHDDNAVFGFNRLSIIDLEHSHQPLRWGPPENPDRYAMTFNGEIYNYIELRDELGKLGYTFNTSGDGEPIVVGFHHWGADVVRHLRGMFGIAIWDSVEEKLFLARDQFGIKPLYYATTAAGTVFSSEKKCILEMADAIGLELALDKRAIEHYIDLQYVPEPESLHSGIRRLESGCTATVSIGGEVKQTRYFRPQFPAQHVPKNKEQNLFDRIARALEDSVEKHMRADVTVGSFLSGGIDSTAIATLAKRHNPDLLTFTTGFEREGYSEVDVAAESAAAIGVEHIVKIVSPEEYADAIPKIMWYLDDPVADPSLVPLFFVAQEARKHVKVVLSGEGADELFGGYTIYKEPLSLKPFDYVPSPLRKGLNRLSQVLPEGMKGKSLLERGSMTMEDRYYGNARSFNFEQMQRVIPWAKREWDHREVTAPIYAQSVHMDPVARMQHLDLFTWMRGDILVKADKINMAHSLELRVPFLDKVVFEVAETIPHDLKIANGTTKYALRKAMEQIVPGHVLHRKKLGFPVPMRHWLAGDELFGWAQDTINASQTEDIFDKKAVLEMLHEHRNQVSDHSRRLWTVLAFMVWHGIFEEKRIDPGIEERDYPVYL, from the coding sequence ATGTGTGGACTTCTAGGCATGCTGACCAGCAATGCAGACGCGGCCCGCTTTGTGCCGGCTATCGAAAAGGCCTTGCCTTGTATGCGACATCGTGGGCCTGATGAGGCTGGCAGCTGGCACGACGACAATGCAGTCTTCGGCTTCAATCGACTGTCCATTATCGACCTGGAGCATTCTCACCAGCCGCTGAGGTGGGGGCCGCCGGAAAATCCTGATCGTTACGCGATGACCTTCAACGGTGAAATTTATAACTACATTGAGTTGCGCGATGAGCTCGGCAAGTTAGGCTACACCTTCAATACTTCCGGTGATGGCGAACCTATCGTTGTTGGTTTCCACCATTGGGGTGCAGATGTGGTGCGGCATCTGCGCGGCATGTTTGGCATTGCCATTTGGGACAGCGTTGAAGAGAAACTGTTTCTCGCTCGCGACCAGTTCGGGATTAAGCCTCTTTATTACGCCACCACCGCAGCCGGAACGGTGTTTTCTTCGGAAAAGAAGTGCATTTTGGAAATGGCTGATGCCATTGGCCTTGAACTTGCGTTGGATAAACGCGCCATCGAGCATTACATCGATTTGCAGTACGTTCCGGAGCCAGAAAGCCTGCATAGCGGGATCCGTCGGCTAGAATCCGGTTGCACCGCGACTGTTTCTATCGGAGGTGAAGTCAAACAAACTCGGTATTTCCGGCCTCAGTTCCCGGCGCAGCATGTACCGAAAAACAAGGAACAAAACTTGTTTGATCGGATTGCTCGGGCGTTGGAGGACAGCGTCGAAAAGCACATGCGTGCCGACGTAACCGTTGGTTCCTTCTTATCCGGAGGCATCGATTCCACCGCTATTGCCACCCTTGCAAAGCGCCATAACCCGGATTTACTCACCTTCACCACTGGTTTTGAGCGCGAAGGCTACTCAGAGGTCGACGTTGCCGCCGAATCCGCTGCGGCGATCGGCGTCGAGCACATCGTCAAAATTGTCTCCCCGGAGGAATACGCAGACGCGATCCCAAAGATCATGTGGTATCTGGATGATCCGGTCGCCGATCCGTCGTTGGTTCCGCTGTTCTTCGTCGCCCAGGAAGCCCGCAAGCACGTCAAGGTTGTGCTCTCAGGTGAAGGAGCCGACGAATTGTTTGGCGGCTACACCATTTATAAAGAGCCGCTGTCACTAAAGCCGTTTGACTATGTTCCTTCGCCACTACGTAAGGGACTAAACCGTCTGTCCCAGGTTCTGCCGGAGGGTATGAAGGGTAAGTCGCTGCTTGAGCGCGGTTCCATGACCATGGAGGATCGTTATTACGGCAATGCGCGTTCCTTCAACTTTGAGCAAATGCAACGGGTTATCCCGTGGGCTAAGCGGGAATGGGACCACCGTGAGGTGACCGCGCCGATCTACGCCCAAAGCGTCCACATGGATCCAGTTGCCCGAATGCAACACCTGGATCTGTTCACCTGGATGCGAGGCGATATTTTGGTCAAGGCGGACAAGATCAATATGGCTCACTCCTTGGAACTTCGGGTACCGTTCTTAGATAAGGTGGTTTTCGAGGTGGCAGAAACCATTCCGCATGACTTGAAGATCGCCAATGGCACCACGAAATACGCATTGCGTAAGGCGATGGAACAAATCGTTCCCGGCCATGTGTTGCATCGAAAGAAGTTGGGATTCCCGGTGCCGATGAGGCACTGGCTGGCTGGTGATGAGCTATTCGGTTGGGCGCAGGACACGATCAATGCATCACAGACTGAGGATATCTTTGATAAGAAAGCCGTACTAGAGATGCTGCATGAGCATCGCAATCAGGTCAGCGACCATTCCCGGCGGCTGTGGACCGTGCTGGCGTTCATGGTGTGGCACGGTATTTTCGAGGAAAAGCGTATCGACCCTGGTATCGAAGAGCGCGACTATCCGGTGTATCTGTAA
- a CDS encoding HesB/IscA family protein: MTTPTTNTGVIVTPEAVAKAKALIAQEEDGDKYFLRLAVAAGGCAGLQYRLEFQTELLDGDKIDDYDGLRFVVDKKSVPFLMGATVKFEDTLQSSGFAIENPNATGSCACGDSFN; encoded by the coding sequence ATGACAACCCCAACAACTAATACAGGCGTTATCGTTACCCCGGAAGCCGTCGCTAAGGCTAAAGCATTGATCGCGCAGGAGGAAGACGGCGATAAGTATTTCCTGCGGCTGGCTGTAGCTGCTGGTGGTTGCGCTGGTCTGCAATATCGGTTGGAGTTCCAAACCGAGCTCTTAGACGGCGATAAAATCGACGATTACGATGGTCTGCGTTTTGTCGTAGATAAGAAGAGTGTTCCATTCCTCATGGGGGCTACCGTGAAGTTTGAAGACACCCTCCAGTCCTCTGGTTTTGCCATAGAAAATCCAAATGCGACTGGTTCCTGCGCCTGCGGCGATTCGTTTAACTAA
- a CDS encoding DUF3043 domain-containing protein, whose product MEPHETSSETTATESTSTGARQSKAYTPKKGHATPKRKQAQTHSGSFESRFTPAESLGESRKRRKELKASMSNAEWKAYKAEQKEARKQRQRAAQRGMDSGDERYLLPRDKGPERAFVRDLVDSKRHLNSYVMPFAIGLLLVMMVSTSYPSISNIVSIVAMLIMLVFFAEAVMLGRAASRAVREKFPNTTENGYAIGFYAFGRASQPRRWRTPKPKVEIGDIVK is encoded by the coding sequence GTGGAACCACACGAAACCTCCAGCGAAACCACCGCGACCGAATCAACTTCAACCGGTGCTAGGCAGTCGAAGGCCTATACCCCTAAGAAAGGCCACGCCACCCCGAAGCGTAAACAGGCCCAAACGCATTCAGGCAGCTTTGAGTCACGGTTTACCCCAGCTGAATCGTTGGGAGAATCTCGCAAGCGTCGTAAAGAGCTAAAAGCATCTATGTCCAATGCGGAGTGGAAAGCGTATAAAGCCGAACAGAAAGAAGCCCGCAAGCAACGGCAACGCGCTGCCCAACGGGGTATGGACTCCGGCGACGAACGCTATCTCCTACCCCGTGATAAGGGGCCAGAGCGGGCATTTGTGCGGGATTTGGTTGATTCCAAGCGGCACCTTAATTCGTATGTCATGCCGTTTGCCATCGGATTACTGCTAGTCATGATGGTTTCCACCAGTTATCCCAGCATCTCCAACATTGTTTCCATCGTGGCAATGTTGATCATGCTGGTGTTCTTCGCCGAGGCTGTCATGTTGGGACGGGCCGCTTCCCGTGCGGTTCGCGAGAAATTCCCCAATACCACTGAGAATGGTTATGCCATCGGTTTCTATGCATTTGGCCGCGCATCACAACCTCGACGTTGGCGCACGCCAAAACCAAAGGTCGAAATCGGCGATATCGTCAAATAA
- the cobU gene encoding bifunctional adenosylcobinamide kinase/adenosylcobinamide-phosphate guanylyltransferase has translation MRTLVLGGARSGKSAFAEKLVGTADCIYVATARPWPGDTDFDQRIAQHRRRRPPNWETEETTDAVTVLADPPQATVLVDDLGTWLTHTIDRRQAWELPRGTIAAEIDALVSTVAAFPADRDLIMVSPEVGMGIIPEHRAGRLFRDEIGALNAAIAKTCEQVAFVIAGQVLWLKH, from the coding sequence GTGCGTACTCTCGTGTTAGGCGGTGCCCGCTCTGGTAAATCAGCTTTCGCGGAAAAGTTAGTCGGAACCGCCGACTGCATATATGTAGCAACAGCTCGACCGTGGCCTGGGGATACTGATTTTGACCAGCGCATCGCCCAGCATCGCCGCCGCCGCCCGCCCAATTGGGAGACAGAAGAAACCACAGACGCTGTAACTGTTTTAGCCGATCCGCCGCAGGCAACCGTGCTTGTCGACGACTTAGGTACCTGGTTGACGCACACCATTGATCGTCGACAAGCGTGGGAGCTACCGCGCGGCACCATCGCAGCTGAAATTGATGCCTTAGTCTCGACAGTCGCAGCTTTCCCTGCCGACCGGGATCTGATTATGGTCAGCCCGGAAGTGGGCATGGGGATTATTCCAGAACACCGGGCAGGACGGCTGTTTCGCGATGAAATTGGGGCGTTGAATGCCGCTATCGCCAAGACGTGCGAACAAGTGGCATTCGTTATCGCAGGCCAAGTGTTATGGCTTAAACATTAA
- the cobT gene encoding nicotinate-nucleotide--dimethylbenzimidazole phosphoribosyltransferase, with amino-acid sequence MQPSDFFPQIQAPDAESAAKAREYQLTLTKPTGALSRLEDLGVWLSACQGQVPPKKITQPRLVVFAGDHGISAHGVSPYPREVSIQMAANINAGGAGVNAIAQDSGIGIRVADISLDHDATGPERVMRCCGRIDVEDAMSQEQLRHAIEVGKRIADEEIDAGADFLMAGDLGIGNTSPSAVIIGLLTNHEPVVVTGRGSGIDDEGWKRKVAVVRDAMFRAREDKGDVLAIMRKVTSPELAAMAAFIAQAAVRRTPILLDGVVVTAAAILADKLAPGARKWMQAGHQSAEPAHEFALTYLGLEPLLTLGLRLGEGSGAAAAFPLMRMAANIMADMATFDSAQVSGADAVPDDRFA; translated from the coding sequence ATGCAGCCTTCCGATTTTTTCCCACAGATCCAAGCACCCGACGCTGAAAGCGCAGCTAAGGCCCGGGAGTACCAGTTAACGTTGACCAAACCAACCGGCGCGTTGTCGCGCTTGGAAGATCTCGGTGTATGGCTTTCCGCTTGCCAAGGTCAGGTGCCGCCGAAGAAAATCACCCAACCTAGGTTGGTAGTTTTCGCCGGTGACCACGGAATTTCAGCGCATGGCGTTTCACCTTACCCCAGAGAAGTGTCGATTCAGATGGCAGCGAATATTAACGCCGGAGGTGCGGGCGTCAACGCCATTGCGCAGGACTCCGGTATCGGCATTCGGGTGGCCGATATTTCCCTCGACCACGACGCCACCGGCCCTGAGCGGGTGATGCGGTGTTGCGGGCGGATTGATGTCGAGGATGCCATGTCGCAGGAGCAATTGCGGCACGCGATTGAGGTGGGTAAGCGCATCGCCGATGAGGAAATCGATGCTGGTGCAGACTTCCTTATGGCTGGCGACCTGGGAATCGGCAACACTTCTCCGTCTGCGGTCATAATTGGTTTGTTAACAAATCACGAACCGGTGGTTGTTACTGGCCGGGGTTCCGGAATTGATGACGAGGGATGGAAACGCAAAGTGGCGGTGGTACGCGACGCGATGTTTAGGGCTCGCGAGGACAAAGGTGACGTGCTAGCGATCATGCGCAAGGTCACGTCGCCGGAATTAGCCGCGATGGCGGCGTTCATCGCCCAGGCTGCTGTGCGTCGCACCCCAATCTTGCTGGACGGGGTTGTGGTTACTGCCGCTGCGATATTGGCAGACAAACTCGCCCCTGGTGCTCGTAAATGGATGCAAGCCGGGCACCAATCCGCCGAACCAGCCCACGAATTTGCCCTGACATATTTGGGTTTAGAACCGCTGCTCACCCTTGGTCTTCGACTGGGTGAGGGCTCCGGTGCTGCCGCCGCTTTTCCGTTGATGCGCATGGCGGCAAATATCATGGCCGACATGGCGACCTTCGATTCAGCCCAGGTTTCCGGTGCCGATGCGGTTCCCGACGACCGGTTCGCCTAA
- a CDS encoding adenosylcobinamide-GDP ribazoletransferase, whose product MSDKAHFVPGEHGPAIIEGPLTALSWMTILPVTGASAFDRITGTRVMNSLPIVGIFVGVMGALLAVGLHSIGTPGFLIGVLVVAGWQLFNRFMHIDGLADVGDALGSYAEPAKAREILADPHAGLIGMAGALLALVLQIAAIAAITDAGVAPVIAVIPVVGRICTMVGAWRGFNPMKPTGFAALVIGTVRTKAIVAWSLASFLLATGCLLVAGIPLTIGLVGYLCCLIFAIIVAIILARHCSKRFSGLNGDTCGFITEICTSLCAALIGIILSAVL is encoded by the coding sequence ATGTCGGATAAAGCCCACTTCGTTCCCGGCGAACACGGCCCAGCAATTATCGAGGGCCCGTTGACCGCACTGAGTTGGATGACGATCCTGCCAGTAACTGGTGCATCAGCATTCGACCGGATCACTGGTACCCGTGTCATGAACAGCTTGCCCATAGTGGGAATTTTTGTTGGTGTCATGGGTGCATTGCTAGCGGTGGGGCTTCATAGTATTGGAACTCCTGGGTTTCTCATCGGGGTGCTAGTGGTTGCTGGTTGGCAGCTATTCAATCGGTTCATGCACATCGACGGGCTTGCCGACGTCGGCGATGCGCTCGGTTCCTATGCCGAACCTGCCAAAGCGCGGGAGATTTTGGCCGATCCGCACGCGGGTTTGATTGGCATGGCTGGCGCGCTGCTTGCCCTTGTACTTCAGATTGCGGCAATCGCCGCGATTACCGATGCTGGCGTTGCACCGGTGATCGCGGTAATTCCCGTCGTCGGCCGGATTTGCACAATGGTGGGTGCCTGGCGGGGTTTTAATCCAATGAAGCCCACGGGTTTCGCCGCGTTGGTTATCGGTACCGTGCGCACTAAAGCGATTGTCGCGTGGTCGTTGGCAAGCTTCCTTTTGGCCACTGGGTGTTTATTGGTTGCAGGTATCCCGCTGACGATTGGTTTAGTAGGCTACCTGTGCTGTTTGATCTTCGCCATTATCGTGGCGATCATACTCGCCCGCCATTGCAGCAAGCGGTTCTCCGGTCTTAATGGCGACACCTGTGGTTTTATCACCGAAATCTGTACCAGCCTTTGTGCCGCGTTGATCGGCATCATCCTTTCCGCAGTGCTGTGA
- a CDS encoding branched-chain amino acid aminotransferase, with protein MEPLNFAIEKTANPTPATELAEILSDPGFGKHFTDHMVTIDWDAERGWHDAKVIPYQPLVFDPATSVFHYGQAIFEGIKAYRHADGQIKTFRPEDNAERFQQSARRLAMPELPTELFIESLKQLVTIDSQWVPAAGGEESLYLRPVMVATEPTLGVHPSASYKYFVIASPAGAYFSGGIKPVSVWLCDEFVRAAPGGTGAAKFAGNYAASLLAQAQAADKGCDQVVWLDAHEHKYVEEMGGMNLMFVYGNSDTPTIVTPQLSGSLLPGVTRRSLLQVAADLGYTVEERLFCTDEWREAVATGDITETFACGTAAVITPVGSVKSKDGEFTINNNEPGPITLKMREHLTGIQRGSIPDQHGWLVDLS; from the coding sequence ATGGAACCGTTGAACTTCGCTATCGAAAAGACCGCCAACCCCACCCCCGCGACCGAACTTGCTGAGATTCTTTCCGACCCTGGTTTTGGCAAGCACTTCACCGACCATATGGTCACCATCGACTGGGATGCGGAACGCGGCTGGCATGACGCGAAAGTTATCCCGTACCAGCCATTAGTTTTCGACCCGGCCACCAGCGTTTTCCATTATGGCCAGGCGATCTTCGAGGGGATCAAGGCATACCGGCACGCCGACGGCCAGATCAAGACGTTCAGGCCGGAAGATAATGCCGAGCGCTTCCAGCAATCGGCCCGCCGGTTGGCAATGCCGGAGCTGCCAACCGAGCTGTTTATTGAATCGTTGAAGCAGTTGGTCACCATCGATAGCCAGTGGGTCCCCGCAGCAGGCGGCGAAGAATCCCTATATTTACGGCCAGTAATGGTGGCGACTGAACCAACACTCGGGGTACACCCATCGGCAAGCTATAAGTATTTCGTTATAGCTTCGCCTGCCGGTGCGTATTTCAGCGGCGGGATTAAACCGGTATCCGTCTGGCTTTGCGACGAATTCGTGCGCGCCGCTCCCGGTGGCACCGGTGCCGCCAAGTTCGCCGGAAACTACGCTGCTTCACTTCTGGCCCAAGCGCAGGCGGCGGACAAGGGCTGCGACCAAGTGGTGTGGCTTGACGCCCACGAACACAAGTACGTCGAGGAAATGGGCGGCATGAACTTGATGTTCGTCTACGGAAATTCTGACACCCCCACCATCGTCACCCCGCAGCTTTCCGGTTCGCTGCTTCCCGGTGTTACCCGTCGCTCTTTGCTACAGGTCGCGGCGGACCTGGGGTACACGGTGGAAGAGCGGTTATTCTGCACCGATGAGTGGCGGGAGGCTGTCGCCACCGGAGACATCACCGAAACCTTTGCCTGCGGTACCGCCGCCGTCATTACTCCGGTTGGTTCGGTGAAGTCCAAGGACGGTGAATTCACCATCAATAACAATGAACCGGGCCCAATTACGCTGAAGATGCGGGAACACCTCACTGGCATCCAGCGTGGCAGCATCCCCGATCAGCACGGCTGGCTCGTTGACCTTTCATAG
- a CDS encoding leucyl aminopeptidase: protein MKELSLPATGTATTVTFAKKLPKAYDALLVPVFKGEDGLELAASGQFSEDIDVSIWELLSTVGATGKAEEITRIPAIEGVDADFIVAVGLGDSEKLDDETLRRASAVAARSLKDVETAVTTLGIFGIQPVTEGSVLGAYSYTGQKSETGSTPVSTITVLGEGKTAKDEFERGLIAAEAVNLARDLVNAPSSHLYPESYATVITEVAKTYGLDVDVRDEKKLVKQGFGGVLAVGMGSSRKPRLVQLRYQPKKAKKHVSFVGKGITFDTGGISLKPGANMDQMISDMGGSAAVIATAVAAARLKLDIAVTVTVALAENMPDGEAFRPGDVITHYNGTTTEVLNTDAEGRLVLADGLALASEEKPDYLIDCATLTGAQIIALGDRTSGIMGDADFAAQLATIGQKVGEQAWAMPLPEELTEALKSPVADLRNITPQRSGGMLSAGCFLKEFVGESITWAHVDIAGPSFNTSAAYGYTPMRATGVPVRTFVAFLESL, encoded by the coding sequence GTGAAAGAACTTTCACTGCCTGCAACCGGCACGGCGACAACCGTGACCTTTGCTAAGAAACTCCCCAAAGCATACGACGCCTTGTTGGTGCCAGTTTTTAAAGGCGAGGACGGACTGGAACTCGCAGCCTCCGGCCAGTTTTCGGAAGACATCGATGTTAGTATCTGGGAGCTTCTCAGCACTGTAGGTGCAACCGGAAAAGCCGAAGAAATCACCCGGATCCCGGCGATTGAGGGTGTCGATGCGGATTTCATCGTCGCGGTGGGACTTGGCGATAGCGAAAAGCTTGACGACGAAACCCTGCGTCGCGCCAGCGCTGTCGCAGCCCGTTCCCTGAAAGACGTGGAAACGGCGGTAACCACACTAGGCATTTTCGGTATCCAACCCGTCACCGAAGGTTCTGTTTTGGGCGCTTATTCCTATACTGGGCAGAAATCGGAAACAGGCTCCACACCGGTATCCACCATCACAGTTTTGGGTGAGGGAAAGACAGCTAAGGATGAGTTTGAACGTGGCCTCATCGCCGCCGAGGCGGTTAATCTAGCCCGCGACTTAGTCAATGCGCCATCCTCGCACCTGTATCCAGAAAGCTATGCGACTGTCATCACCGAAGTCGCTAAGACTTACGGGTTGGATGTGGATGTCCGTGACGAAAAGAAGCTCGTCAAGCAAGGATTCGGCGGTGTGCTCGCGGTGGGTATGGGCTCTTCCCGCAAGCCACGGTTGGTGCAGCTACGCTACCAGCCGAAAAAAGCAAAGAAGCACGTATCATTCGTCGGTAAGGGCATAACGTTTGACACTGGTGGAATTTCGTTGAAGCCAGGGGCAAACATGGATCAGATGATCTCCGACATGGGTGGTTCCGCCGCAGTCATCGCAACCGCAGTGGCAGCTGCCCGGTTGAAGCTTGACATTGCGGTTACCGTCACGGTGGCACTCGCTGAGAATATGCCTGATGGTGAAGCGTTCCGCCCTGGGGATGTCATCACTCATTACAATGGCACCACCACCGAGGTGCTCAATACTGATGCTGAAGGGCGGCTAGTTTTAGCCGATGGGTTAGCACTGGCGTCAGAAGAAAAACCGGACTACCTGATCGATTGCGCCACGCTAACAGGGGCACAAATCATCGCGCTTGGCGATCGCACCTCTGGAATCATGGGTGATGCGGACTTTGCCGCCCAGCTGGCAACTATCGGCCAAAAAGTAGGCGAACAAGCATGGGCTATGCCGCTGCCTGAGGAACTTACAGAAGCGTTGAAGTCTCCGGTCGCGGATCTACGTAATATCACCCCGCAGCGTTCCGGCGGCATGCTATCAGCCGGTTGCTTCTTGAAAGAATTCGTGGGTGAGTCGATCACTTGGGCTCACGTTGATATTGCTGGCCCGTCGTTTAATACCAGCGCCGCCTACGGCTACACCCCGATGCGGGCAACTGGCGTTCCCGTCCGTACCTTCGTGGCGTTCTTAGAATCGCTGTGA
- the sucB gene encoding 2-oxoglutarate dehydrogenase, E2 component, dihydrolipoamide succinyltransferase: protein MAHSVVMPELGESVTEGTITQWLKSVGDTVSVDEPLLEVSTDKVDTEVPSPVAGVLLEIRAQEDDTVDVGEVIAIIGEEGEAPASESAPAEPEATAEPAAKVETAAPAEETPAPAATDVVMPELGESVTEGTITQWLKSVGDTVEVDEALLEVSTDKVDTEVPSPVAGTILEILFNEDDTVDVGEVIVRIGDKNAQPAAPTEPTPAPAEETPAPAATGAATDVVMPELGESVTEGTITQWLKSVGDTVEVDEALLEVSTDKVDTEVPSPVAGTILEILFNEDDTVDVGEVIVRIGDKNAQPAAPTEPTPEPAEPAAKVETATPAEETPAPAEPVAKEEAPAAKVEKQEKPAASGENLPYVTPLVRKLAEKHGVDLTKITGTGIGGRIRKQDVLAAANGEAPAESSAPVDSGPRANWSTKSVDPEKAALIGTTAKVNRIREITAAKMVEALQISAQLTHLQEVDMTKIAELRKESKPAFQQKYGVNLTYLPFFVKAAVEALVSHPNVNASYNAETKEMTYHADVNVAIAVDTPRGLLTPVIHKAQELTFPEIAQAIVDLADRARNNKLKPQDLMGATFTITNIGSEGALSDTPILVPPQAGILGTAAIQKRAVVVTEDGVDAIAIRQMCYMPFTYDHQVVDGADAGRFTTTIKDRLETANFADDLAL from the coding sequence ATGGCGCACTCCGTTGTGATGCCCGAACTGGGCGAATCAGTAACCGAAGGCACAATTACCCAGTGGCTAAAGTCCGTCGGTGACACAGTTTCGGTAGACGAACCCCTGTTAGAAGTCTCCACCGACAAGGTTGACACAGAGGTCCCTTCCCCAGTGGCCGGTGTTCTATTGGAGATCCGCGCTCAAGAAGACGACACCGTTGACGTGGGCGAAGTTATTGCGATTATCGGCGAAGAGGGCGAGGCTCCTGCCTCTGAATCTGCTCCAGCAGAACCAGAAGCCACAGCGGAACCAGCCGCCAAGGTTGAAACAGCCGCACCAGCGGAAGAAACCCCAGCACCAGCAGCAACCGACGTGGTTATGCCCGAACTCGGCGAATCAGTAACCGAAGGCACCATCACCCAGTGGCTCAAGTCCGTCGGCGACACCGTCGAAGTAGACGAAGCACTCCTGGAAGTCTCCACCGACAAGGTCGACACCGAAGTCCCATCCCCAGTAGCTGGAACCATCCTGGAAATCCTCTTCAACGAAGACGACACCGTCGACGTCGGCGAAGTCATCGTCCGCATCGGCGACAAGAACGCACAACCAGCCGCACCAACGGAACCAACCCCAGCACCAGCGGAAGAAACCCCAGCACCAGCAGCAACCGGTGCCGCTACCGACGTGGTTATGCCCGAACTCGGCGAATCAGTAACCGAAGGCACCATTACCCAGTGGCTCAAGTCCGTCGGCGACACCGTCGAAGTAGACGAAGCACTCCTGGAAGTCTCCACCGACAAGGTCGACACCGAAGTCCCATCCCCAGTAGCTGGAACCATCCTGGAAATCCTCTTCAACGAAGACGACACCGTCGACGTCGGCGAAGTCATCGTCCGCATCGGCGACAAGAACGCACAACCAGCCGCACCAACGGAACCAACCCCCGAACCAGCAGAACCAGCCGCCAAGGTCGAAACAGCCACACCAGCGGAAGAAACCCCAGCACCAGCAGAACCGGTAGCGAAAGAAGAAGCGCCAGCAGCAAAGGTCGAAAAGCAAGAAAAGCCCGCTGCTTCGGGCGAGAACCTGCCGTATGTCACACCACTGGTTCGCAAGCTTGCCGAAAAGCACGGGGTTGATCTGACCAAGATCACCGGAACCGGTATCGGTGGCCGCATCCGTAAGCAGGACGTTCTTGCCGCGGCCAACGGTGAAGCACCGGCGGAATCTTCAGCACCTGTGGATTCTGGCCCGCGGGCAAACTGGTCCACCAAGTCGGTTGATCCAGAGAAGGCTGCCTTGATCGGCACCACCGCTAAGGTGAACCGGATCCGTGAGATCACCGCTGCAAAGATGGTGGAAGCACTTCAAATTTCCGCGCAGCTTACCCACCTGCAAGAGGTCGACATGACCAAGATTGCGGAGCTGCGTAAGGAATCCAAGCCAGCCTTCCAGCAGAAGTACGGTGTGAATCTCACTTACCTGCCATTCTTTGTTAAGGCTGCCGTTGAAGCCTTGGTTTCTCACCCGAACGTCAACGCGTCCTACAACGCCGAGACCAAGGAAATGACCTACCACGCTGATGTGAACGTCGCTATCGCGGTTGACACCCCACGCGGCCTGCTCACCCCGGTCATTCACAAGGCCCAGGAGCTTACCTTCCCAGAGATCGCCCAGGCGATTGTTGATCTTGCCGATCGGGCACGGAACAATAAACTCAAGCCACAGGATCTGATGGGCGCTACTTTCACCATCACCAACATTGGTTCCGAAGGTGCGTTGTCCGACACCCCGATCTTGGTTCCACCACAGGCTGGCATTCTAGGAACTGCCGCTATTCAAAAGCGTGCCGTGGTTGTGACTGAGGATGGAGTAGACGCCATCGCTATCCGACAGATGTGCTACATGCCATTTACCTACGACCACCAGGTGGTAGACGGCGCTGATGCTGGCCGCTTCACCACCACCATCAAGGATCGGCTAGAAACCGCAAACTTCGCAGATGATCTTGCACTCTAA